From the genome of Longispora fulva:
GGTCAACAGCTCACTGGCGATCGCGTTCGCCTCGTCCAGGGTGACAGCGTCGACCCGGTTGAGGAGTTGGTCCACGGAGAGCAGCTCGCCGTACAGCAGCTCGCCCTTGCCCAGCCGGCTCATCCGCGAGCCGGTGTCCTCGAGCCCCAGGACGAAGCCGCCCTTGAGCATGCCCTTGCCCCGCGCCAGCTCCGCGGCCGTGATGCCGTTGGCGGCCACGTTGGCGAGCTCGTCGCGGATGATGCCGAGCACCTCGTCGGCCTTGGCCGGGGTGCAGCCGGCGTACACGCCCCAGGTGCCGGCGTCGGCGTACTGCGCGGTGTAGGAGTACACCGAGTACGCCAGGCCGCGCTGCTCGCGGACCAGCTGGAACAGTCGGCTGGACATCCCGCCGCCGAGCACGTTGTTGAGCACCCCGAGCGCGAACCGGCGCTCGTCGTGCCGGGTCATGGAGGCGCAGCCCAGCACCAGGTGCGCCTGCTCGGTGTCCTTGTCGACCACGCTGAGCTGGGCGGAGCGGGTGCGCACCAGGTTGCCCTGCGGCCGGGCCGGCACCGGGACGCCGTCGCCGCCGAGCAGTGCCGTGTCCTTCAGCGCCGCGCGGACCAGCTTGACCACGGTCGCGTGGTCCAGGCTGCCGGCGGCGGCGATCACGATCTCGGGCGCGGTGTAGCGGCGGTGGTAGAAGCCGGCGATCTGCTTGCGGGTCAGGGCGGAGATCGTCTCCTCGGTACCGGAGATGAGCCGGCCCAACGCGTGCTCGCCGAAGATGGCCTTCGTGAACAGGTCGTGCACCTCGTCGCCGGGCTCGTCGTCGTGCATGGCGATCTCTTCGAGGATCACGTCGCGCTCGGTCTCCACGTCGTCCTCGTTGAGGACGGAGGAGGAGATCACGTCACACAGGACGTCGATGGCCAGCGGCATGTCGTTGTCGAGCACCCGCGCGTAGTAGCAGGTGTACTCCTTGGCGGTGAACGCGTTCGTCTCGCCGCCCACGGCCTCGATCGCCGAGGAGATGTCCAGGGCAGAGCGCCGCTTGGTGCCCTTGAAGAGCAGGTGCTCCAGGAAGTGCGAGGCCCCCGACAGCGTGGGGCTCTCGTCGCGGGAACCGATCCCGACCCAGAGCCCGATCGACACGCTGCGCATCGCTGGGACGGATTCGGTGATCACCCGGAGGCCGCCGGGGAGGACCGTACTGCGCACGGTGCCGCCGAGGGGGTCGGCCTCGAGCGTGCGGGTGCGCGCACGGGCCGTGTTCGTAGCCTCCGCCACGTGTGCTCCTGTCAGAGGGGTAGCTGTTGACGCTGTGAAACCTGCCCGCGGGCCACCGGCACCCGGACGCGCGCCGGAGAACCGGAGCCCCATGGACATCTGGGGCCGGACACAGGTGCGTGCCCGACCCCAGTCTGTCATCAGCTACTAGTCGCGCCGCTGCCGGCGCTCGCGACGCTCGCCGCCCTCGCGGTCCCCGGTGCGCGGGGCCCGCTCGCGACGCTCGC
Proteins encoded in this window:
- a CDS encoding M16 family metallopeptidase, encoding MGLRFSGARPGAGGPRAGFTASTATPLTGAHVAEATNTARARTRTLEADPLGGTVRSTVLPGGLRVITESVPAMRSVSIGLWVGIGSRDESPTLSGASHFLEHLLFKGTKRRSALDISSAIEAVGGETNAFTAKEYTCYYARVLDNDMPLAIDVLCDVISSSVLNEDDVETERDVILEEIAMHDDEPGDEVHDLFTKAIFGEHALGRLISGTEETISALTRKQIAGFYHRRYTAPEIVIAAAGSLDHATVVKLVRAALKDTALLGGDGVPVPARPQGNLVRTRSAQLSVVDKDTEQAHLVLGCASMTRHDERRFALGVLNNVLGGGMSSRLFQLVREQRGLAYSVYSYTAQYADAGTWGVYAGCTPAKADEVLGIIRDELANVAANGITAAELARGKGMLKGGFVLGLEDTGSRMSRLGKGELLYGELLSVDQLLNRVDAVTLDEANAIASELLTRPMSLAAIGPFDGHDFSGVVRSS